GCACAAAAAGTTAGTCCCAGAAATATGCAAATACTAACTAGTATCAATTTTGTGATTATTGTAATATACCTAGGATTTGGTGTGTATCATTTGAAACTAGACGGCAATTCTATGAATAGTTCTAATATAGAGAATAACATCAATTTTCAGAAAATCCACAAACTATAGAGGGTTGCATAGATTACAATTTATCTTGCATTATTTGTTGATTTTCTTTACTGCATTCAAACGCACTATTCAAGTTAAGCGGATAAATAATATAGTACTTAACTAGATTATCTGCCTTAGTAAGAGATGCAAACTATAATTGATGAGTGAACCCTTAAAGCTAGAAAGGAAATCAGTACATTAATTTACTATTTCTAATATCGTATATAGACGCTGGAATTATTGGCCCATCAAGAAGCACTATTAATGGACTATAGTATGTCTCGAAGTTAGTAGACTGAGCCTGTGGTATGTATAAATCTAAATCTTTTATTATCGTTTCAATGTCTTCTTTTCTAGGTGGTTTAATATACAACAAAGATATTTCCGTAAATGATGCTACTCTAAATTGAACTTCATGATCTAGTTTCAATACATCTTTTGCACATATTTCATCATTAGTAAAGAGATACGTCCAATAAGTACCTCCATATACATGAAAATTAATAGACCATACGTAGCCATTTTTTATTATAAAATTATATTCGTTTTCATCTACATATCGAAATAAAATTTTATTTCTATTATCAATTATATTGTTTGCATTACATCCTTTCATACAAATTCTCCGTAATTTCATTAAACATCGTAATAAGTTTTGTTATATTATCTTCAGTAATTTTATCTTTTCCATACTCCTTTATTATTCTCCCTTTCATTTTCACATAACCACGAGAAAGAACAGTAGTTAGCCCTTCACTATTTATCTCAAAATTTGAGAGTTTAATTAAATCATCTATCGTCATACCCATAAGAATAAACTCGTAAGTATAGAAAACACCAGTAGCATAATCATCTAATTCCCTTATATCTTCAATTGCGATAACACCCAATCTCATATAAAACATATTAGTCGGGTTTGATTTATACAAACCCGATCAGGGTGAGGCCGAACTCAACCTGGAGCTTTAAGCTCGGCCGAAAGCTTGGCCTCCCCTCCATCCGTACCGGAAGTTGGGCAAAAGCCTGGATAAAACATGAGGTTGGGAAAATGGAGGGACAAAAAGCAGGAATAGATGTAGGAAAGAAAAACTTGTATTTAAGCTACCAAGGCAAAATATACAAATTAAACAACAATGAACAAGGATATGAAGAAATAAGAAAAATGCTGCCAAGAGGAACAAAAATAATACTAGAAGACTCTGGAATATACACTAGAAAGATAATAAGAGCGCTAGGCAAAGACTTCGAAATAAGAATAGTAAACCCCTTGATAATATCAAAACACAAGAGTATAAGAGGAAAGAAAAGCGACAAAATAGACGCTAAAAAACTTGCAGAAATAAAACTAGATGAAACAAGAATGGGCAAAATCTCAAAAGAAAGAGAACTAACAACCCAATGGGACTTCATAACAAGAACAACAAGTAAAATAAAAAACAGAATAAGAAGAAACCTAAACTCTCTAGGACTCGACGACAAGCTAAACAAGGATAACCTTGAAAAAGCCATGAACATGAACGAACCAGAAGCTGACGAAATAAAATTCTTATTACAAGAGCTGAAGCACTTCGAGGAAAGGAAGAAGAAAATAGAAGAAGAACTAAAAACCGTCATTCCAAGAGATCACGTGATTTTCACAATCCCAGGCATTGGTGAGACTATTGGTTCCTTAATCGTTGCTAGAGTGGGAGACTTCTCACGTTTCTCGACGAAGAAGAAGTTTGTTGCTTACTGTGGCCTAGATCCTTTTATTGAGCAAAGTGGTTCAAGGATTCTAACTCAAGGAATTTCTAAGCGTGGTGATGCGTTATTGAGGAAATTGTTCTATCTTTCTGCTTTAACTGCCATTAGGGTTAATCCTACTATTAAGGAGTTTTACGAGAATCATAAGGGGAAGCTGAAAGGAAAGAAGTTAATTATTGCTTGTGCGAGGAAGCTAGCTGTTATAACTTGGGCTGTTTGTTATTACAATAAAGCTTACAGCGAATTACAGTAATTGTATAGGAAATCAACGTAAAAATTTGCATAAGTAGTGAGGAGTATGCAAAAATTTCATCAGAAAGATTTTTATACCGGAAGCTTTCGTCTGAAGTTCTCACTCCAAATTTCATATATGCTCTATTAGGTTCAATTCTGTGCTTAAAGTAAGGTACTTCTTTAGCATACTTCTCCAATGCCACAAAATTATTCTCTATAATCTTGTAAGTTTTTTCCCTCATTTTCTCCCCAGCTTAGTTGAACCTTATTCTTACTGTATTTAAACTTTTTGCCCATTTTTCTTAAATTTTGAACTTACATAGGACTCTTGCTGATTCCACGTCTAAAAGGTTCTGTCTCAGTCTAAAGCGTTACTTCTACGGTAGTTACTCCCTTATGAAAAACAACGGATTCTTGCTCTTAAGAACTTTAACCCAGAAAGGCAAGATTTGTCCTTTTATTTTACCATTTCTATTTCTTTCTCTCTATCGTAAAGGTCTTTCCTATCTTCTTTTAATCTAGCGGAAAAAAGCATTATTACAATACCATATAATAAAAACTTTATTCAAAGTAATGAAGAGGAATACGTTAAGAAAGGACTTATCTAATTTTTAGGTATATTAATTCTGTTTTTGATAATTTCTAGTCTAGGACGATATGATTTAAGGAAGAGTCATTTTCAAGTACTAATCAAACTTATGCTAATAGTCGAACATACTGGGTATACAGCAGGTTTGAGATTTAGAAGAAAACTTTAAAGACTGTATTTACAATATTTATATTATGGGACTGCCAGGGGATACTGGCAGGATGATCGAAATAGCGGACTGTCGAGGGATATCGACAGGATGATGCAAATATAAAACCTTTATGTTTATTATCAGGAAACATTTCTATAAGCGAATCTGGAAATCAGTCAGATAAGGACGCTTACCCACTTATTATGATAATAAAATAAAAGATATGAGCAAGATATAAAAACTCATGAACTACTCCTTTCTTATGGACTCTATAAATTCAATTCATGAAAATATTATTGAACTTCATTTAATAATAGAAAAAGAAATTAAATTTTTGCAAATAAATTAAATACTACAAAAAACAGTGTAGGAGTAGTAATAAATCTTTCAATTAAAAATTTTGTGAACTTATATAAATTCTGTTTTACAAAAGCAAAATAAGAAAAAGTCCAAAACCTTGGATATAAAATATTTTTTGACGTTCATTAAAAAATGAGATTGCTTTTTATTAATCCTTATTTATATTTTTAAGAAGTTGATTCTAGATAACAGTTTCCGAAAAATCCACTCATGATTTTTAGTTAAAAGACAATAAAGGTCTATCAATAGGATTAGACTTAATTTTAAAATATGAGGTATAATTATAAAATAATTAATCTTGTTTTGCTCTTGAATTTATTGGTTTCTATAAGGCATTAATTTAGTTAACTATTATTAGAGTATCAGAAAATGGTGAAGTAATTCATAAATTTTACCTCATGTTAGAGAATCTAATTTACCTTTATTTATTATTAGTTTTTTTAATCTCATCATCACTTATTATACCCCTAGCCTTAAGTTCAGGAAGAATTAATTTAGCACCATCACTTATAAATGAAATATCTGAAAAGAGTAGCTCTAGGTAGTAGATTTTCCTTTTTACTGCTTCTTCTTTAACAATTATTAAAGGAAGTAGTGGTAACATTAACAAAGCGAGTAGTCTTGCTATTTCATCGTTTGATTCTAGTAATTTCAAGAAATAGTTAGAGTCTTCTTTATTAATTATTCTTTTATCAAGAAGTTCTGATAACTTGGACCAGGCGTCATCTCTTATTATTTCATTGTTTGATTCTAGTAATTTCAAGTAGTAGTTTTTCCTTTGTATTGCTTCTTCTTTATTAATTATTCTTTTATCAAGAAGTTCTGGTAACATTAACCAAGCGAGTAGTCTTGCTGTTTCATTGTTTGATTCTATTAATTTCAAGTAAATATATTTAATAACATGTTTAATATTCTCGACTTCTAGAAAGTCTTTCTGCAATATATAGATAATTTGAAATATTACATATCCTAAAGCGTCTATGAGTATAGTTCTATTACTCTTTTCAAAGATTACCATAAGATATTTTAAGAGCCAGACTTCATACTTCTCTCTTTCTTCCTCCTCTAGGAGCCAAAAGAGTGATAAAGTATATGGTGGATAAAGTCCATTAAGTTCGAGGTCAACTAAATTTTGTGGATCTTCTATACTTTCAATTACCTTCAAATACTTATCCTTATTCTTCTTAATATACTCCCTAATCTTCTCCTCAATATTCTCCAAATAATTCGTATCTATATTCTCTGCTTTAAGTACTTCCTTTAAGTTCTCTTCTATACCTATGAGTACAGAAGGATGAATTGGAACTACTTCACCTTCGTAATTTACTTCAAATAGGGGTAGTCTTACCTCCTCTTCATCAATGTATCTCCATTGTAGCTTGGTTAAAGCATTTATTAATAGTTTTAGTTCTTGATCTTCTACTTCATCTTCATCAACAAGAGGGTAAAAAGCGTTAAGATTTACTCCCTCCATACATGCTAGCTTAAGAAAAGAAAGGAGGCAGAGTTTCTCTTTTTTAACTTCATGTAGTCTTCCATTATTCTTATATAGAGAAAGATAGGCATCTTTAACTCTATTCTTAACATATTCTTCGAGGGAGTGGATGTTATGCATATTTTCAAGGAATTTTTTGATTTCCTCTTCACTTATACTACCTTTCCTTATCTTGTCAAAGAAGAAACGAATGAAAATTGGAAGACCTTTACTTTCTCTTATTATATCATCTTTGAACTTCTGTACTGTTTCTATTTGAGGAGAATTATTTCTTTCTTGCTCTTCCAATAATTTCAGTTGAGAGTAAAACACTTCCGCTAGCTCTTTCTCAGAAGCTTGCTTTGTTTCAATTTCCATTATCCTCTGTTCGATGCTTTTAAGTTCTTCATTATTTTCTTTATAACTGTCCTTTAGCTTCTCCATCATTTTATTGAATCTAAAGTTAGATAGTGAAATGATGACTGGGCCATTAGGCTTATTTTTTGAATTTCTTCCTACCTTAAAGATTTCCCAAGAGTTCTCTTCAAAGTTAGAATCATCCCAGAGGTAAACTGCCCTATTTACGGGCATATAATCGGTGAAATTCCCTGGTCCTTTTATCCAATAGATTTTTATATCCTTGTATTTTTCTGCTATATCTCTTGCTATCCTATAAGCTAGGTAGGTTTTACCAACGCCCATTTCACCCCTAATTACAATAATCTTTCCAGTAGGGTTACTCAATTCCTCTTTTACAAGCTCCCACACTTTGTTAAATTCGTCTTCATGAATGTTGACTACTTCTCCTTGAATATTGTAAAATAACGGAAGATCTTTGCCAGTAATTTGCTTTATCCCAGGATGAGTTTCTTCAATTAATTGTTCAAGTTTTTTGTATTTTTCCTCATTATTTAACGCTTCAAGTGCTTGGCATACTTCATTAAAACTAACGCCTAAGTAGAAGGCAAGACTATAGGCAAAGAATTTCCTCAAGTCATCATTAAGAGTCTTCCATTTAATTACTAATTTTAGGAATCCGTTAAGTGGATTCTCGTCGTTTGACCTAATTGCTCCTCCAATTAACACACTCAGTAATGTTCCTCCAATGGAACCAAATGTGGATGATATGAAATTCAATACTTCTGGTTTTATAATCTTATTAAGAATTTCATTCAAATTATTTGTAATAATCTCAGTGCCTCCATCAATAATTCCTCCTATTATCAGATCTTTAATCTTAGTTTTTTCCATTAATTCGTTAAGAGTTTTTAGCTGGTGCCTTAGTTCATCCTCCTTTCCTTCCTTAATGTAGTTCAGTAAGCTGGGCATGACGTAATTAATTCCAAACCAGTTTATTCTTGTATTCTCTTCTTTAAGGATGTCATTTAGCTTTCCTATATCTTGAGAATCTTTATCTTCCGATAATATCTTGTTAGGTATCCAAAATGGAATAATGTAGGCGTCTTCGTTTTCTTTCATTATCTCTTTAAGGCTTTTTACTATTGCCTTCGAGATCTTATCGCCAAATAGTACTTCTTTCTTTTCTAGTAGTAGCCTAATCCTCTCTTTTGATCTCTTGTCATCGCCTACTAATTCTCTCTCTAGGTCATTTAGAGGGACTGATGTTGTGAATAAATTCTTTAATTTTTCCTGGAATTTCTTAAAGAACTCTTTTATCTTATTTTGATCGTCTACAGGAACTTTCTCCTCTTCATAACTTAATACTTTTTCAACTATTTTGGAGGGATCAATGTCGAGTCCTTCACAAGGGTAAGTTTTTAGGTGATTTATGAAGTATTTTTTCCCAGAGAGAGGAGGACCAACGATAATAATCTTTACTTGATTTCCTTTCTCTCTAAGAATATCGCAAATATACTTCTCAGTCTTCTCAGTCTCTCTTATGAATGGCTCTAAAAATTTCTCTTCGAAGTTTTGTGGCACATAAATTATTTTATATTCACATTATTTATATATTATGAACAACGAAGATGTAATTTAGTTACTTTTAACATAAAATTGCTGGGTACACGAAAAAGCATTATGGAGTTGTAATTTCCTCCGCATTCTAAGCAGTATTCTACAAATTCAATTTATGAGAGATTTCTAAGATTTATTTAAGCTAACAGAAAGAATATAAATTAAAACTTAAGAAATAAATTGAATTATATGAGAGAAAAACATTCGTGGATAGGCAATATTAAATTATAATTTTTATGAGTGTAGTTGTTGCCTGGTTCCATGTTTTATGTTTTTGCCACCGATGCTAGCTTGTATGTCTCTTCGATTAAATGTTTCATTACTTCTACTGCACAATCTATATTCTTCTTGGCTTCTTCATTATCTAGCCATATTTTCAGATCATTAGTTATTGATGAGTTATTCTTTATTGAGCTTTTTGATGCTTCTGTAAGTTTTCTAGTGAATTGTTCAGCTAAGTGTGCAATATGATCACCATTATTCTTAACTTTATTAGCGCATTCGGTCAAATTATTATTCAATAGACCACCAATCTTAGCGCAATTAATCAAAAACTGGAAACCTATCTTCTTATCTTTTAACATATTAATATTTTGGTCGTCAGGGGTGTAACTAACGAGTACGCCATTATTATTGAATTTAAGATCCTTAGCGATAAGCCTATAGAACAATGCAGCCTCTAGGGCTGACCTAGCCATTATTGCTGATGGTTCATTAAGCCCCATTCCGAATGCTAATAATGCCTGCTTAAGGAGTTCAATAGGGATGTAGAACATAAAGTAGGTTTCATTGAAGCCCCTAGTTTGGGCTAGTGAATCCAACTCATCATCAATGAACTTAAACCTTTCAGCATGGAAATTACACAATTGCACCTCAGGCCAACCATTAACATGCTTAAGCTTAACAGGTTCTGTATTCTCATTTATGCAATATGGTACCGAACACTTCATAAGCAATATTTAGTCAATTTAAGTATTTAATATTATATGCTAAAGTTTAATTGCATTATTGTCTATTCAATGTTTCTGCTATTCGCATTAACAAGTCATATATTTTTGCTATGCAATGGGCTAGTGGTTTCCTAACGCTCTCACCATAAATAGTGACTTCTGCATCCTGCTCCTTTAATTTGACGATTAGTTCTGAATCTTAAATATAAGCTGTATAGCCTAACTTAGATCGATCATCTGTCCGTGTCGTCTAGCTTCTCTTTTGAAGGTCCTATTGCTCTGTATTTGTTGTAGAAGATAACCACGAATTCCTTATCGCCAATGAATTAAAGCATGAGTTTTTTCCTGATATATCTTTAGCAAAGAGTTAAGTGTGATTACAATCGCTATTTTCTATACGTTCAATAAAATCATCTAAATCTTGGTCAGACATTATGTCATCAATATGTTTTTTCTTCTTAATCCGTAGGCATAGGGATGCTGGGTCAGAGTTCTCGCAATAAACTATTATTTTTATTATATCATCTTGATTAATTACTAAGGGAGCATTAACTGATTCTATTTGATTATATGGGATATTAAATTTTAAATTCTGAGAACCAAGAAAAGTCTCTTTTTCATTTGCATTGTTTGCGTTATATCTGAATAAGACTATTAGGTCAACTAATTCAAAATCGTTTTTTGTTATGGTCATAAAGAAGGGTACTTTTTCTTTTCCGTATATGCAAACATCCTTAAAATACATATGCCAAATAAGCCTCTCCAAAGATGTGACACTTCCAGAAGACGTAAATTTAATAGCCTTAACTACACATTCTCTAGCTTGTGTATTACCAGTATTTTCTATTTTTAATTTGATAATTTTTGCTTCACCGATAGTAATATTTTCAGCAATATAAACTGGCTCTCTGTTTGCTACAGTAGCACCATAAATCTCAAGTTTCAGCTTAGGTTTCTTTAATAATTCAGCATTTTGTTTCTTTAATTCTTCCACTTGTCCTTGTAATGCCTTAGTTTGTTTATGAGAATAATATACTGAGAATGCCAAGGCTGTTGCTGAAATGACGCTTGCAGATGCGCTTAAATAGGTTATTATATCTAATATACCCAAATCAGATCACTATAAATATTGAATTAAAGTGATGACAAATAAAAATCTTTTTACAGATTTAGAAGTATTAGTGCTTAGTAAAATACAAAATAGAGAAACTTCTGACTTCCTCTCCGCTACTCCCTAAAATCACTTTCTTAGAAATAAATTAATAAAAACAGTTCTGTAACTTTATTCGGTATTACTATAAACTCATTTACAAAAAGTAAAGAAAGGAAAAGCTTGAAATTCACTCTATTAACAGTACCCTTAAAGAACGCAAAAACGATAGTAAAACAAAAGCGAGCTAAAAACTCAACTCCTAGTAAAGACAAGAAACCCTTAATCTCCTATAAGAAGCCTCAACAGGAAAATTATTGAAAAGTTGTTAATTAGGTAATGGAAATTGTTTTATCTAATAAAAGGAAGTCAAAAATATCTATTAAAACAAAGAAAAATAATGTGTAACTGGAAACTAAACGATAATTCTATGGTTCTAATAAAGAGAATAACCTTAATTCTCAGATATTCCACAAACTAGGAAAAAAATACAAAGAATCTCTTATTAAGTCTTCTATAAGTCTAATTTCTATTTCGTCACATAACCTTTTCTTATTTTAAGATTCTTGTATCAAATGATTTTTCTTGCTTCTAACTGTTAGTTAACTATTTTTTTCTGATTTCTTATTATTCTTATGATTCTGGTTACTGGTGCTGGTGGACTTTTAGGCAAGAAGCTCGTCAAAGTTTTTGATGATGATGTAGTAGGTGTTTATTATAAGAGTAAGCCTGAGACTTCTCGTTATTTGTCTTTGGATCTTTCTTCTTTGAATATAAAGGCTATTGAGGATCTATCTCCAGACGTTATTATCCATGCTGCTGCTTTGACTGATGTTGATAAGTGTGAGAAGGATCCTGGTTTGGCTAGGCTTTTGAATGTTGATGTTACTAGGGAGATT
This genomic window from Acidianus manzaensis contains:
- a CDS encoding IS110 family transposase, with the translated sequence MEGQKAGIDVGKKNLYLSYQGKIYKLNNNEQGYEEIRKMLPRGTKIILEDSGIYTRKIIRALGKDFEIRIVNPLIISKHKSIRGKKSDKIDAKKLAEIKLDETRMGKISKERELTTQWDFITRTTSKIKNRIRRNLNSLGLDDKLNKDNLEKAMNMNEPEADEIKFLLQELKHFEERKKKIEEELKTVIPRDHVIFTIPGIGETIGSLIVARVGDFSRFSTKKKFVAYCGLDPFIEQSGSRILTQGISKRGDALLRKLFYLSALTAIRVNPTIKEFYENHKGKLKGKKLIIACARKLAVITWAVCYYNKAYSELQ